One genomic region from Erinaceus europaeus unplaced genomic scaffold, mEriEur2.1 scaffold_931, whole genome shotgun sequence encodes:
- the LOC103127580 gene encoding olfactory receptor 2B11-like isoform X1 yields MKNNNESFLEAPPRDFILLGVSDRPWLELPLFAILLVSYMLAMLGNIAIILVSQLDPQLQSPMYIFLRHLSFLDLCYTTTTVPQMLVNMGSSRKTISYGGCTVQYAIFHWLGGTECILLAVMALDRYVAICEPLRYAVIMHRALCLRLVATAWLSGFGNSLVQVVLTIQLPFCGRRELDNFFCEVPAMIKLSCADTAINDATLAGLVAFFVLLPLAFILLSYGFIGRAVLRIQSSKGRHKAFGTCSSHLVVVSLFYLPAIYMYLQPPSRYSQEQGKFISLFYSIVTPTLNPFIYTLRNKDMKGALRRLLARTGRFCR; encoded by the coding sequence atgaaaaataataatgagagcTTCTTAGAGGCGCCCCCTCGAGACTTCATCCTTCTGGGTGTTTCCGACAGGCCATGGCTAGAGCTGCCTCTGTTTGCCATCCTGCTGGTGTCCTACATGCTGGCCATGCTGGGCAACATCGCCATCATCCTGGTGTCACAGTTGGACCCCCAGCTCCAAAGCCCTATGTACATCTTCCTCCGCCACTtgtccttcctggacctgtgctACACCACCACCACAGTGCCCCAGATGCTGGTCAATATGGGCAGCTCCCGGAAGACCATCAGCTATGGCGGCTGCACAGTGCAGTATGCCATCTTCCACTGGCTGGGAGGCACTGAGTGCATCCTGCTGGCCGTCATGGCTTTGGACCGCTACGTGGCCATCTGTGAGCCCCTGCGCTATGCTGTCATCATGCACAGGGCACTGTGCCTGCGGCTTGTGGCCACAGCCTGGCTCAGTGGCTTCGGTAACTCCCTGGTACAGGTGGTCTTGACAATACAGCTGCCCTTCTGTGGGCGCCGGGAGCTGGACAACTTCTTCTGTGAGGTGCCAGCCATGATCAAGCTGTCCTGTGCTGACACGGCCATCAATGATGCCACACTGGCCGGGCTGGTGGCCTTCTTTGTGCTGCTACCCCTAGCCTTCATCCTGCTCTCCTATGGCTTCATTGGCCGAGCAGTTCTCAGGATCCAGTCCTCCAAGGGCCGGCACAAGGCTTTTGGCACCTGCTCCTCCCACCTGGTGGTGGTGTCGCTCTTCTACCTGCCTGCCATCTACATGTACCTGCAGCCACCCTCCCGCTACTCCCAGGAGCAGGGCAAGTTCATCTCCCTCTTCTACTCCATCGTCACCCCCACGCTCAATCCCTTCATCTACACTCTGCGGAACAAGGACATGAAAGGTGCTCTGAGAAGGCTCCTGGCCAGGACTGGCAGGTTCTGCAGATGA
- the LOC103127580 gene encoding olfactory receptor 2B11-like isoform X2, with translation MTYLHQAPPRDFILLGVSDRPWLELPLFAILLVSYMLAMLGNIAIILVSQLDPQLQSPMYIFLRHLSFLDLCYTTTTVPQMLVNMGSSRKTISYGGCTVQYAIFHWLGGTECILLAVMALDRYVAICEPLRYAVIMHRALCLRLVATAWLSGFGNSLVQVVLTIQLPFCGRRELDNFFCEVPAMIKLSCADTAINDATLAGLVAFFVLLPLAFILLSYGFIGRAVLRIQSSKGRHKAFGTCSSHLVVVSLFYLPAIYMYLQPPSRYSQEQGKFISLFYSIVTPTLNPFIYTLRNKDMKGALRRLLARTGRFCR, from the exons ATGACTTATTTACATCAG GCGCCCCCTCGAGACTTCATCCTTCTGGGTGTTTCCGACAGGCCATGGCTAGAGCTGCCTCTGTTTGCCATCCTGCTGGTGTCCTACATGCTGGCCATGCTGGGCAACATCGCCATCATCCTGGTGTCACAGTTGGACCCCCAGCTCCAAAGCCCTATGTACATCTTCCTCCGCCACTtgtccttcctggacctgtgctACACCACCACCACAGTGCCCCAGATGCTGGTCAATATGGGCAGCTCCCGGAAGACCATCAGCTATGGCGGCTGCACAGTGCAGTATGCCATCTTCCACTGGCTGGGAGGCACTGAGTGCATCCTGCTGGCCGTCATGGCTTTGGACCGCTACGTGGCCATCTGTGAGCCCCTGCGCTATGCTGTCATCATGCACAGGGCACTGTGCCTGCGGCTTGTGGCCACAGCCTGGCTCAGTGGCTTCGGTAACTCCCTGGTACAGGTGGTCTTGACAATACAGCTGCCCTTCTGTGGGCGCCGGGAGCTGGACAACTTCTTCTGTGAGGTGCCAGCCATGATCAAGCTGTCCTGTGCTGACACGGCCATCAATGATGCCACACTGGCCGGGCTGGTGGCCTTCTTTGTGCTGCTACCCCTAGCCTTCATCCTGCTCTCCTATGGCTTCATTGGCCGAGCAGTTCTCAGGATCCAGTCCTCCAAGGGCCGGCACAAGGCTTTTGGCACCTGCTCCTCCCACCTGGTGGTGGTGTCGCTCTTCTACCTGCCTGCCATCTACATGTACCTGCAGCCACCCTCCCGCTACTCCCAGGAGCAGGGCAAGTTCATCTCCCTCTTCTACTCCATCGTCACCCCCACGCTCAATCCCTTCATCTACACTCTGCGGAACAAGGACATGAAAGGTGCTCTGAGAAGGCTCCTGGCCAGGACTGGCAGGTTCTGCAGATGA